The Deinococcus radiotolerans DNA segment ACAGCTGCTGGGCCTCTCACTGGGGCTGAGCCTGCTGCTGGGCCTTCTGTCCGGCCTCTGGCCCGCGTACCGGGCCGGGCGCACGAGCATCGCCGAGGCGCTCGGGCAGTGCTGAGGGCGCGCGCCCTGGGCGCCCTGCCCCTCCTGCTGACGGTGCTGGCCCTCGGCGCGTGGGTGCAGGGCCTGGGCGGACATGGCCTGCTGCTGGCGGTGGGCCTGCAGGTGCTGCTGATGTGGTGGGCGCTGTACGTGCTGTGGGCGTGGCCCCCGCCGCTGCGAGGAGCGTGGTTCCGCGTGAAGGCCTGGGAAGTGCCGCTGTACCGGCGCCTGGGCGTCTACCCGTACATGGCGCTGCTGCGCGCGCTGGGCTGGGAGCGGCTGCGGCGTCAGGCGCAGGGGTTTGACGGAACGCGCCTCACCCTGGGCCGCTACGAGCGCTTCACCCGCGAGGCTGAATTCAGTCACGCGCTGCTGGGGCTCGTAACCCTCGGGCTGGTGGGGGTCACGGCGCTGCGCGGCCAGGGCGATACGGCCGCCTGGTT contains these protein-coding regions:
- a CDS encoding glycosyl-4,4'-diaponeurosporenoate acyltransferase CrtO family protein, translated to MLRARALGALPLLLTVLALGAWVQGLGGHGLLLAVGLQVLLMWWALYVLWAWPPPLRGAWFRVKAWEVPLYRRLGVYPYMALLRALGWERLRRQAQGFDGTRLTLGRYERFTREAEFSHALLGLVTLGLVGVTALRGQGDTAAWLLLTGVVCHGYPVMLQRTLRVRLERLMRRSTPQADPR